One part of the Paenibacillus silvisoli genome encodes these proteins:
- a CDS encoding tagaturonate reductase gives MTTLLNRSLLNEAERQATDAATQSPVTVLQIGEGNFLRGFFDWMVHRSKEQGLFEGSIALTQPRPKGRAKIEAIAAQDGLYTLVTRGIENGERVSVKETIGVFSAVFDPYSDWGRLAAIAESASLRFVVSNTTEAGLVYQAEPLIEGAPIQSFPGKIAWLLHRRYLSLGGTPESGLIFLPCELLERNGDELRRCVLRYCEDWALPDAFQQWVVEHNRFLNSLVDRIVTGYPDQEQAESWFAEWSYEDRLLDTAEPYHLWAIEAEPELEKELPFRQAGCNVHFVPDLLPYQQRKVRVLNAAHTLMTPLALLRGFDYVREVMEHPRFGAFVREAVEQEIMPTIPLPQEELRAYAGTVFERFLNPFINHRLHDIAMNSLSKFKARLLPSLLAYAERGEEVPARLVEAFAGLLRYYRITRVDDGFVGSTLGGRTYEVRDDAASLEKIAAIWSSADQRPLNETVAQLLALTEIWGCDLTQAGGLGSQVAASMQVLEGEIAR, from the coding sequence ATGACGACGCTACTCAACCGTTCGCTTCTGAATGAGGCGGAGCGGCAGGCAACCGATGCAGCCACGCAAAGTCCCGTTACGGTGCTGCAAATTGGGGAAGGCAATTTCTTAAGAGGCTTCTTTGATTGGATGGTTCACCGCAGCAAGGAGCAGGGCTTGTTCGAGGGGAGCATCGCGCTGACCCAGCCAAGGCCCAAAGGAAGGGCGAAAATCGAAGCGATCGCCGCGCAAGACGGGCTGTACACGCTCGTGACGCGAGGGATCGAGAACGGGGAGCGCGTGTCGGTCAAGGAAACGATCGGCGTATTCTCGGCCGTGTTCGATCCGTACAGCGATTGGGGCCGTCTAGCCGCCATTGCGGAAAGCGCTTCCCTGCGCTTCGTCGTCTCGAACACGACGGAGGCCGGACTGGTCTACCAAGCCGAGCCGCTCATCGAAGGCGCGCCGATTCAATCGTTTCCGGGCAAAATCGCATGGCTGCTCCATCGCAGATATTTATCGCTCGGCGGTACCCCGGAGAGCGGGTTGATTTTCCTGCCCTGCGAGCTGCTGGAGCGCAATGGGGATGAGCTGCGTCGATGCGTGCTGCGGTATTGCGAGGATTGGGCGTTGCCGGATGCTTTTCAGCAATGGGTCGTGGAGCATAACCGGTTTCTCAACTCGCTCGTGGATCGCATCGTGACGGGCTATCCGGATCAGGAGCAGGCGGAGAGCTGGTTCGCGGAATGGAGCTACGAGGATCGGCTGCTGGATACGGCGGAGCCGTATCACCTCTGGGCGATCGAAGCCGAACCGGAGCTGGAAAAAGAACTGCCGTTCCGGCAAGCCGGCTGCAACGTGCACTTCGTCCCGGATTTGCTGCCGTACCAGCAGCGCAAGGTGCGCGTGCTGAATGCCGCGCACACGCTGATGACGCCGCTCGCGCTGCTGCGCGGCTTCGACTATGTGCGCGAAGTGATGGAGCATCCGCGCTTTGGCGCGTTCGTAAGGGAAGCCGTCGAGCAGGAGATCATGCCGACGATTCCGCTGCCGCAGGAGGAGCTGAGGGCCTACGCGGGCACGGTTTTCGAGCGATTTTTGAACCCGTTCATCAATCACCGGCTGCACGACATTGCCATGAACAGCCTTAGTAAATTCAAAGCGCGGCTGCTGCCATCGCTGCTCGCCTATGCGGAACGGGGAGAAGAGGTTCCGGCCCGCCTCGTCGAAGCATTCGCCGGATTGCTGCGTTACTACCGAATTACCCGCGTAGATGATGGTTTCGTCGGAAGCACGCTTGGCGGCCGAACCTACGAAGTCAGGGACGATGCGGCGTCGCTGGAAAAAATTGCGGCAATATGGTCTTCCGCCGATCAGCGGCCATTGAACGAGACGGTAGCCCAGCTGCTCGCTCTTACCGAGATTTGGGGCTGCGATTTGACGCAGGCAGGCGGACTTGGAAGCCAAGTGGCCGCTTCAATGCAAGTATTGGAGGGAGAGATTGCGCGATGA
- a CDS encoding cation diffusion facilitator family transporter, with product MSKTRYDHNHDHHACGHDHDNEHHDHDHDHEHQDHDHSHEHEHSHSHSSHSHGHDHHHHHHGHGHHHHHHFDPNGNKKGLTIALLITFGIMFLEFFGGLFTGSLALLSDSGHMLSDTSSLLLSLVAVWFAAKPASPKKTFGFYRGEMLAALFNGITLFIIAGFIMWEAYERFLDPPQVASGSMMLIALVGLAANLLSAYSLMKKGDVKNNINLRSAYLHILGDALGSVGAILAGLIMLLFGWYIADPIISVAVALLILRGAWSVIAHAVHVLMEGTPIAVNQEEVKKSLEAITGVIDVHDLHIWTITSGLDALSCHLRVDDSADGQKILQEAIELINRNYRIQHSTIQVETSWIRHEALKV from the coding sequence ATGAGCAAGACGCGCTACGATCATAACCATGACCATCATGCATGCGGGCATGATCACGATAACGAGCACCACGATCACGACCACGATCACGAGCACCAAGATCACGATCATTCGCACGAACATGAACATTCTCATAGCCATAGTAGTCACAGCCACGGCCATGACCACCACCACCACCATCACGGCCACGGGCATCATCACCATCATCATTTCGATCCCAACGGCAATAAGAAAGGCTTAACGATCGCGCTGCTGATCACGTTCGGCATCATGTTCCTTGAGTTTTTCGGCGGCTTGTTCACGGGCAGCCTGGCGCTGCTATCGGACAGCGGACATATGCTCAGCGATACGAGCTCGCTTCTTCTAAGTCTGGTCGCGGTATGGTTCGCGGCGAAGCCGGCCTCTCCGAAAAAGACATTCGGCTTCTATCGCGGCGAAATGCTGGCAGCTCTTTTCAACGGGATCACCTTGTTTATTATCGCAGGCTTTATTATGTGGGAAGCGTACGAACGGTTTCTCGATCCGCCTCAAGTGGCAAGCGGTTCGATGATGCTCATTGCACTCGTCGGGCTGGCCGCCAACCTACTGAGCGCGTATTCCCTCATGAAGAAGGGCGACGTCAAAAATAACATCAATTTACGAAGTGCCTACCTGCACATTCTCGGCGATGCGCTCGGTTCGGTCGGGGCGATTCTCGCCGGCTTGATCATGCTGCTGTTCGGCTGGTATATCGCGGATCCGATCATCAGCGTGGCGGTAGCGCTCCTTATTCTCCGCGGAGCTTGGTCGGTCATTGCCCATGCGGTGCATGTGCTAATGGAAGGAACGCCGATTGCGGTCAATCAGGAAGAAGTGAAGAAATCACTGGAGGCGATCACGGGCGTGATCGATGTGCATGACTTGCATATTTGGACCATTACGTCGGGGCTGGACGCGCTCAGCTGTCATTTGCGTGTGGATGACAGCGCGGACGGCCAGAAGATTTTGCAGGAAGCGATCGAGTTGATCAACCGGAATTACCGGATTCAGCACTCGACGATTCAAGTGGAGACGTCATGGATACGCCACGAAGCGTTGAAAGTATAG
- a CDS encoding zinc-binding alcohol dehydrogenase family protein encodes MRGILCAEIGRFEWTEQLPEPELQAGQAIVRIKRIGICGTDLHAFKGNQPFFTYPRILGHELAGIIEEIGDNPQGLRTGDQVSIVPYMHCGECIACRAGKTNCCTDMKVLGVHIDGGMREKLAVPVANLIGTAGLTLDETAVLEPLAIGAHAVRRSGLRAGDTALVIGGGPIGTGVMAIAKHIGAKVIAMDVNEERLAFCASWAKADAVVHAMQERVESGIAEANHGELPAFVFDATGNAKSMHASFQYVSHGGTLVFVGLVKADIAFHDPEFHKRELTLMASRNATMTDFDTVRGALAAGAIDVSRYITHRASFDGMIDSFESWLKPETNVMKAMVEL; translated from the coding sequence ATGCGGGGAATTCTATGTGCGGAAATCGGGCGGTTCGAATGGACGGAACAGCTGCCGGAGCCCGAGCTGCAAGCCGGCCAAGCGATTGTAAGGATCAAACGGATCGGCATCTGCGGCACCGACCTGCATGCGTTTAAAGGCAATCAGCCTTTCTTTACGTATCCCCGCATACTCGGCCATGAGCTTGCGGGCATCATCGAGGAAATTGGCGACAATCCGCAAGGACTGCGGACAGGCGACCAAGTAAGCATCGTGCCGTATATGCACTGCGGCGAATGCATCGCGTGCCGCGCCGGCAAAACCAATTGCTGTACGGACATGAAGGTGCTTGGCGTTCATATCGACGGGGGAATGCGCGAGAAGCTTGCGGTGCCGGTCGCCAATTTGATCGGAACGGCCGGGCTGACGCTCGATGAGACGGCGGTCCTGGAGCCGCTTGCCATCGGCGCGCACGCGGTACGCAGATCGGGACTCCGGGCCGGCGACACGGCGCTTGTCATTGGCGGAGGTCCGATCGGAACGGGCGTGATGGCGATTGCGAAGCATATCGGCGCGAAGGTGATCGCGATGGATGTGAACGAGGAGCGGCTCGCCTTTTGCGCAAGCTGGGCGAAGGCGGACGCGGTCGTGCACGCGATGCAAGAGCGGGTGGAGAGCGGCATTGCGGAGGCGAACCATGGCGAACTGCCGGCGTTCGTCTTCGATGCAACGGGCAATGCGAAGTCGATGCACGCCTCGTTCCAATACGTGTCGCATGGCGGCACGCTCGTATTCGTCGGGCTGGTGAAAGCGGACATTGCCTTTCACGATCCGGAGTTTCATAAGCGCGAGCTGACGCTGATGGCCAGCCGCAACGCGACCATGACGGATTTCGACACGGTCCGAGGAGCGCTCGCGGCGGGAGCGATTGACGTAAGCCGCTATATTACGCATCGGGCTTCTTTTGACGGCATGATCGATTCGTTCGAGAGCTGGCTGAAGCCGGAAACGAACGTGATGAAAGCGATGGTCGAGCTATAA
- a CDS encoding PspA/IM30 family protein, producing MGFFKRVKTIVQSDLHSFLDRVEDPINMVKQYIRELEEQLDRAAEALSQQLLVERKHAALIEQTEALLAKRSRQAELAVDRGEDGIAQIAIREKLIHQERLALYRGQYEALQQQTAQLQEQIEQLKHTYDALQAKKHYLISRVQAASALQQINGTLLGFDPQQATRGFARMEEKVWQLEAEASARKQAHVTFGAAPGTLQDELKDRVLLELDSLKKQRAAAQ from the coding sequence ATGGGATTTTTCAAACGGGTAAAAACGATCGTGCAGTCTGACCTGCACAGCTTTCTGGATCGGGTCGAGGATCCGATTAATATGGTCAAGCAGTATATCCGCGAGCTGGAGGAGCAATTGGACCGCGCGGCGGAAGCTTTGTCGCAGCAGCTGCTCGTAGAACGCAAGCATGCCGCGCTCATCGAGCAGACGGAGGCGCTCTTGGCGAAACGCAGCCGGCAAGCCGAGCTGGCGGTTGACCGCGGCGAGGATGGGATCGCGCAAATCGCGATTCGGGAGAAGCTGATTCATCAGGAGCGGCTCGCGCTCTACCGCGGCCAATATGAGGCGCTGCAGCAGCAGACGGCGCAGCTGCAGGAGCAGATCGAGCAGCTGAAGCACACGTACGACGCGCTGCAGGCGAAGAAGCATTATTTGATCTCGCGGGTGCAGGCCGCGTCGGCGCTGCAGCAGATTAACGGTACGCTGCTCGGCTTCGACCCTCAGCAGGCGACGCGCGGTTTTGCCCGCATGGAGGAGAAAGTATGGCAGCTGGAGGCGGAGGCCAGCGCGCGCAAGCAGGCTCACGTCACCTTCGGGGCTGCGCCGGGTACCTTGCAGGACGAGCTTAAGGATCGCGTGCTGCTGGAGCTGGATTCGCTCAAGAAGCAGCGCGCCGCGGCGCAATAG
- a CDS encoding ArsR/SmtB family transcription factor, giving the protein MQTQDHDVLSEKTVEDISLMFKALADPTRIRILYMLTQEECSVNHIAEVLDLSQSAVSHQLSYLRTMRLVKHRRSGTAIIYSCNDNHVISLLKQAITHSEHT; this is encoded by the coding sequence ATGCAAACGCAGGATCATGATGTTTTAAGCGAAAAAACGGTCGAAGATATATCGCTTATGTTCAAGGCGCTCGCCGACCCGACGCGGATTCGCATTCTCTATATGCTGACGCAGGAGGAATGCTCGGTCAATCATATCGCGGAGGTGCTCGATCTGTCGCAATCGGCGGTCTCGCACCAGCTCAGCTATTTGCGGACGATGCGGCTCGTCAAGCACCGCCGCAGCGGCACGGCAATTATTTACAGCTGCAACGATAACCACGTCATTTCGCTGCTTAAGCAGGCCATCACCCATTCCGAGCATACTTAG
- a CDS encoding response regulator transcription factor — translation MNLLLAEDDVRLGELLVHMLEAKTGGRVDWVMTGSDACNYALASTYDVVLLDWMLPEGDGAATCKKLRKANYTGAILMLTARDTLQDRVDGLDAGADDYLVKPFEIDELLARIRALTRRNFAQLIEETLQLGEIQLNRSSHEVHSGEQRISLTPREFQVLDLLAVNRGRVLTRELILDRIWGYDSDVTPKVIDATVKLARKKLELAGHKGLIQSVRGVGYRIHA, via the coding sequence ATGAATCTATTATTAGCGGAAGACGACGTGCGTCTTGGCGAGCTGCTTGTTCATATGTTGGAAGCGAAAACGGGAGGCCGGGTCGATTGGGTCATGACGGGCAGTGACGCCTGCAACTACGCGCTTGCCTCTACTTATGATGTGGTGCTGCTCGATTGGATGCTGCCGGAGGGCGACGGAGCCGCGACTTGCAAAAAGCTGCGAAAAGCGAACTATACCGGCGCGATTCTGATGCTGACCGCCCGCGATACGCTGCAAGACCGCGTCGACGGACTCGATGCGGGCGCGGATGATTACTTGGTCAAGCCATTCGAGATCGATGAGCTGCTGGCTCGAATCCGGGCGTTGACCCGCCGCAATTTCGCGCAGCTTATTGAGGAAACGCTGCAGCTGGGAGAGATCCAGCTGAACCGCTCCAGCCATGAGGTGCATTCGGGCGAACAGCGAATTTCGCTGACGCCGAGGGAATTTCAGGTTTTGGATCTGTTGGCCGTGAATCGCGGCAGAGTGCTTACGCGCGAGCTGATTTTGGACCGGATATGGGGCTACGATTCGGATGTGACGCCGAAGGTGATCGATGCAACCGTGAAGCTAGCCCGCAAAAAGCTGGAGCTTGCCGGACATAAAGGCCTCATACAGAGCGTGCGCGGCGTCGGGTACCGGATTCATGCTTAG
- a CDS encoding aldo/keto reductase, with protein sequence MKYRKLGSTGLDVSALSFGASALGSVFRDVDESECIRTVHEALDAGINFIDVAPFYGLTEAETVLGKALRDVPRDRFLLSSKAGRYGRVHFDFSRERILSSVEESLNRLHTDYLDILFLHDIEFVPASIIVEEAFPTIVELKKAGKIRYTGISGLPLQMFETVLPQIEADAIISYCHYSLNDTTLAERLLPLLEEKGIGLVNASPISMGLLSTRGTADWHPASRRIKEVCLEAARYCAEQGSDIAKLAVQFSTMNERIPTTLVSTANPANIRKNAEWTDEPIDVELLSDVLHILKPIHNVTWYCGRPEYNEGIEVSG encoded by the coding sequence ATGAAATACCGGAAGCTTGGATCAACTGGATTGGATGTGTCCGCGCTTAGTTTTGGGGCGTCCGCTCTTGGGTCCGTATTTCGAGATGTAGACGAGTCCGAATGTATTCGCACCGTTCATGAGGCGCTCGATGCGGGTATCAACTTCATCGATGTAGCTCCCTTTTATGGACTGACCGAGGCCGAAACGGTATTGGGCAAAGCGCTCCGCGACGTGCCGAGAGACCGGTTTCTGCTGTCTTCCAAAGCCGGGCGATATGGGCGCGTGCATTTTGATTTTTCCCGGGAACGTATCCTGAGCAGCGTGGAGGAGAGCTTGAACCGGCTGCACACGGATTACCTCGATATCTTGTTTCTGCACGACATCGAGTTCGTCCCTGCATCGATTATCGTAGAAGAGGCTTTTCCAACGATAGTGGAGCTGAAAAAAGCGGGCAAAATCCGATATACAGGCATCAGCGGTCTTCCGCTGCAAATGTTCGAAACCGTGCTGCCGCAGATCGAGGCGGACGCCATCATCTCGTACTGCCACTATTCCTTGAACGATACGACGCTGGCCGAGCGGCTGCTGCCGCTGCTGGAGGAGAAGGGGATCGGGCTGGTGAACGCCTCCCCGATCTCCATGGGCTTGCTCAGCACGCGCGGTACGGCAGATTGGCATCCCGCCAGCAGGCGGATCAAAGAGGTTTGTCTGGAAGCAGCCCGCTACTGTGCGGAGCAAGGGTCGGATATCGCCAAGCTTGCCGTCCAATTCTCGACGATGAACGAGCGGATCCCGACGACGCTGGTCAGTACGGCGAACCCGGCCAACATCCGCAAAAACGCCGAATGGACGGATGAACCGATTGACGTAGAATTACTGTCGGACGTACTCCATATTTTGAAGCCGATTCATAATGTGACTTGGTACTGCGGACGACCGGAATATAACGAAGGAATTGAGGTGAGCGGGTAA
- a CDS encoding sensor histidine kinase, producing MLRREEKRASAGALRHDVIGRTQRRLTVQYSVLLLLFLGLFAAAAYSLIHESVENEQVSKIHTMLDDELRFLQEHDGNTRSERFTEEKERYFAVGADQAFYYLVDPHGNVVMGDESQSGLREQALRELDERSFADGKTRVVEFQTQSRFFHKREGNSQAPYLMASRKVMDAGRDMGTLYVGIDISPQKEMLSKAALVLGGLTLLFAVACIYVSHLMSKRAMVPIAQSLARQREFVADASHELRTPLSVLLASIEAMGMRKRSPEAGEDRFEKQTLGYMKDEVKGMTRLVGDLLYLARSDSGAEPLRLERFDFRASAERTLSGMAPVLEAKQISLQFEAPETLPVYGDEQRLVQLLVILVDNAVKYSQPSMPVRVRLALGKQRHQHSLVLTVADRGIGIPLEEQGRIFERFYREDRARTRQQGGHGLGLAIAKRIVDACSGSIHVESEPGRGSAFTVVLPMRADG from the coding sequence ATGCTTAGGCGGGAGGAGAAGCGCGCGAGCGCGGGCGCCTTGCGCCACGATGTCATCGGCCGGACGCAGCGGCGGCTGACCGTGCAGTACAGCGTGCTGCTGCTGCTTTTTCTCGGCTTGTTCGCGGCTGCTGCCTATTCGCTGATTCACGAATCGGTCGAGAACGAGCAAGTGAGCAAAATCCATACGATGCTTGACGATGAGCTTCGTTTTCTGCAGGAGCATGACGGCAATACGCGGAGCGAGCGGTTTACGGAGGAGAAAGAGCGTTATTTCGCGGTGGGAGCGGATCAGGCGTTTTATTATTTGGTGGACCCGCATGGAAACGTGGTCATGGGCGACGAAAGTCAAAGCGGACTGCGCGAGCAGGCGCTTCGCGAGCTTGATGAGCGGTCGTTCGCGGATGGGAAGACGCGGGTGGTGGAGTTTCAGACGCAAAGCCGTTTCTTCCATAAGCGCGAGGGCAATTCGCAAGCGCCCTATCTGATGGCGAGCCGCAAGGTAATGGATGCCGGACGCGATATGGGGACGCTCTACGTCGGCATCGATATTTCGCCCCAGAAAGAGATGCTCAGCAAAGCGGCTTTGGTCCTTGGCGGTCTGACCTTGCTGTTCGCCGTCGCCTGCATTTACGTCAGTCACCTGATGTCCAAGCGCGCCATGGTGCCGATCGCCCAGTCGCTGGCCCGCCAGCGAGAGTTCGTCGCGGATGCGTCGCATGAGCTGCGCACGCCGCTCAGCGTACTGCTAGCTTCGATCGAAGCCATGGGCATGCGGAAGCGATCGCCGGAGGCAGGGGAGGACCGGTTCGAGAAGCAAACGCTCGGCTACATGAAAGATGAAGTGAAAGGGATGACGCGGCTGGTCGGGGACCTGCTGTACTTGGCCCGCTCGGATTCCGGCGCCGAGCCGCTGCGGCTGGAACGGTTCGATTTTCGGGCCAGCGCGGAGCGGACGCTGAGCGGCATGGCGCCGGTTCTGGAAGCGAAGCAGATCTCGCTGCAGTTCGAAGCGCCGGAGACGCTTCCCGTGTACGGCGACGAACAGCGGCTTGTTCAGCTGCTCGTGATCCTGGTGGACAACGCGGTGAAATATTCGCAGCCTTCAATGCCGGTTCGGGTCAGGCTTGCGCTTGGAAAACAGCGGCATCAGCACAGCCTCGTGCTGACTGTCGCCGACCGGGGGATCGGCATTCCGCTCGAGGAGCAGGGGCGGATATTCGAGCGGTTTTACCGCGAAGACCGGGCCCGCACGCGCCAACAGGGCGGTCACGGATTGGGGCTTGCCATCGCGAAACGAATCGTGGATGCGTGCAGCGGCTCCATCCACGTGGAAAGCGAGCCGGGGCGCGGCAGCGCGTTCACGGTTGTCCTTCCGATGCGGGCCGACGGCTAA